A genomic window from Phaenicophaeus curvirostris isolate KB17595 chromosome 34, BPBGC_Pcur_1.0, whole genome shotgun sequence includes:
- the LOC138732585 gene encoding olfactory receptor 14A16-like — translation MQQMSNSSSITQFLLLPFADSRELQLLHFWLFLGIYLAALLGNGLIIITIAWDHHLHTPMYFFLLNLALLDMGSISTTVPKSMANSLWDTREISYEGCVAQFFLFDFFISAEVSLLTVMSYDRYVAICKPLHYGTLLGSRACVHMAAAAWGAGFLSALLHTASTFSLPLCQGNAVDQFFCEIPQILKLSCSHSYLREAWLLVVSILIVFGCFVFIVVSYVQIFRAVLRMPSEQGRHKTFSTCLPHLAVVSLFISTGTFTDLKPSSISPSFDLVVSFVYSVVPPAVNPLIYSWRNQQLKDATWKLITGFYTEAMNC, via the coding sequence atgcagcagatgtccaacagcagctccatcacccagttcctcctcctgccattcgcagactcacgggagctgcagctcttgcacttctggctcttcctgggcatctacctggctgccctcctgggaaacggcctcatcatcatcaccatcgcctgggaccaccacctccacacccccatgtacttcttcctcctcaacctcgccctcctcGACATGggatccatctccaccactgtccccaaatccatggccaattccctctgggaTACCAGAGAAATCTCATATGAAGGATGTGTTGCCCAATTCTTTCTGTTTGACTtcttcatttcagcagaggtttctcttctcacagtcatgtcctatgaccgctacgttgccatctgcaaacccctgcactacgggaccctcctgggcagcagagcttgtgtccacatggcagcagctgcctggggtgctgggtttctctctgctctgctgcacacggccagtacattttccctgcccctctgccagggcaatgctgtggaccagttcttctgtgaaatcccccagatcctcaagctctcctgctcacactcctacctcAGGGAAGCTTGGCTTCTTGTGGTCAGTATCTTAATAgtctttggctgttttgttttcattgtggtgtcctatgtgcagatcttcagggctgtgctgaggatgccctcagagcagggacggcacaaaaccttctccacgtgcctccctcacctggctgtggtctccctgtttatCAGCACGGGCACTTTCACTGACCTGAAGCCCTCTTCGATCTCCCCATCCTTCGACCTGGTGGTGTCATTTGTCTACTCCGTGGTTCCTCCAGCagtgaaccccctcatctacagctggaggaaccagcagctcaaggatgcaaCGTGGAAGCTGATAACTGGATTTTACACTGAAGCAATGAACTGCTGA